The Musa acuminata AAA Group cultivar baxijiao chromosome BXJ2-2, Cavendish_Baxijiao_AAA, whole genome shotgun sequence genome has a segment encoding these proteins:
- the LOC135606134 gene encoding protein FLOWERING LOCUS T-like — protein sequence MERSSYKRPPEHCVLIDLRLERSFGHRMSRDPLILGHVVGDVLDPFARSVSLGVMYKNRLVINGSEFKPSAVVDKPLVQVGGDDLRIFYTLVMVDPDAPNPSNPTLREYLHWLVTDIPATTNASFGREIVCYECPRPAAGIHRVVFVLLRQMGRETVFTPELRHHFSTKRFVMEHYLVPVAATYYNCQREAGTGGRRFIRDDRC from the exons ATGGAGCGGAGCTCCTATAAAAGACCGCCTGAACACTGTGTTCTCATCGACCTTCGTCTGGAAAGAAGCTTCGGTCACAGAATGTCGAGGGATCCGCTAATCCTGGGCCATGTCGTGGGCGATGTGTTGGACCCGTTCGCTCGATCGGTGTCGCTCGGTGTCATGTACAAGAACAGGCTGGTCATCAATGGCAGCGAGTTCAAGCCGTCTGCTGTGGTCGACAAGCCTCTTGTTCAGGTTGGAGGAGACGACCTGCGCATCTTCTACACGCTC GTGATGGTGGATCCCGACGCCCCCAACCCGAGCAACCCGACGCTCCGGGAGTACCTCCACtg GTTGGTGACGGACATCCCAGCGACCACAAACGCAAGCTTCG GAAGGGAGATCGTGTGCTACGAGTGCCCCCGGCCGGCAGCAGGGATCCACCGGGTGGTGTTCGTGCTGCTCCGCCAGATGGGAAGGGAGACGGTGTTCACGCCGGAGTTGCGCCACCACTTTAGCACAAAAAGGTTCGTCATGGAGCATTACTTGGTGCCTGTGGCCGCCACCTACTACAACTGCCAAAGGGAGGCCGGCACCGGCGGAAGAAGGTTCATAAGAGATGACCGATGCTga